The window GGCTTTTCTTTCTACGCCCAGCCCATTAGAGATATATTCTATTTTGGTATAGGGGTGGACAAACAATTGCTCGATCAAATCCTTTGAATAGATTTTCGGAGCTTCTGCTTTCACTTTTTCCTGGATATCATTGAAGATGCTGTTGATCCCCTGGATCTGGGAAATGGCCTTTGTCGCAGTATCCTCAATGGCCTTGAGCATAAACAATATCCAGCCTTCCCAATTGTCTTTAGTCCTCACCTCCTGTAGCAATTTGTAATAAGCTCCTTTGTGGCCAATAATGTAGCCACTGAGGTACAGCATGGGTATTTCCAATAGGTTGTGAAGGATGAGGTAAAGCACGTTGATAATCCTTCCTGTTCGGCCATTTCCATCATAGAATGGGTGGATGCTTTCGAACTGGTAGTGTTGTATGGCCATCCTGATCAGAGGTGACATGCCATCGGGTTCATCATTGATAAAGTCTTCCAGATTTTTCATCAGTCTGACGATTATTTCCTTATCATCTGGCGGTGTATAAATTGTTTTCCCTGTCAGATCATTTTTCAAAGAAGTACCTGGTAGCTGCCTGATCCCAGCCTCATTCTCTTCCAGTATAGCCTGAATGCGAGTAATACCATTGGTATTCAGGAAGCCTTTCTTTTTGATCTCTTCAAAGCCATAGAGCAGGGCTTCCCTGTAACGTAGGACTTCCTTTGTCGAAGGATCAATTGTTATTGACTTGGCGGCTAAAGCCTGGTAGAGCTTGTCATGCGTGGTAATGATATTCTCCACCTCTGAGCTGGCCTGTGCTTCTTTGAGTACAATGGCATTGATCAAAATACCTTGGTTGGGTAGTGTTCTTGCCAATCCCTTCAACTCAGCAAGGGCAACCGCTGCTTTACTTTCCTGTTTGAGTATTTCGATAGTCTCCACTTTTTCCACCGGAGCGGGTAAAAGAGGCAAATCATTGAATGGTTTAGATGGATCGATATTTTTCATTTGTAAATTACATGAGACAAAAATACGAAAATTGGGACATGAAACAAATTATATGTACCATGATGGGACATGAGACAAAAACCTGAAGAATAGGATATGAAAACCTGCATATGTACCACGCTGGGACATGTCACACTCTTTTATCCTTCGCTTCTTTGTCAAAAGCAATCACATTTATCATTTCCCTCATCCTTGATCTTACCCTATTCCCATAACAGTTCTCAATCTCACTGGCTGAAAGATTGGTGGTGGCATGGGTGAGCATGTGGCGGCTGATGAACATATCGTAGCGGCTTAGAAGGATCTCAGCCATTACGTTGGTTTCGTTTCCATAATATTTGATGTTGGACTCTACTCCCAGGTCATCAAAGCAATAGGCTTTCGGGATCAGCTCTCCACCTGTCTGCTGGAAGGCTGCTTTGGAATATTTGTTAATAGTAGAATAGCCGTCCTGAATGAATTCCAGGGTGATGTCACGAGCGGATTTGATGATGTACTGTTTTTTGGGAGCAAGCATGAATCGGAGCAAGGTCATCAGGGAGGTTTTGCCACAACCGACAGGGCCGGTCAGCAAAATGCCTTTGTGGAGGTCAATGCCGTGCTTTTCAGCATTGGGTTTGTCCTGATAAAAGTAGACCAAAAGTTTGAATATAATCAAGTGGTCTTCCTTCCATATCTGGAATTTTGGACTGATGTATTCTTTGCCTGCTTTCTCCAGGAATTCAAGGCATTTGTCGAATTGGATGACATTGCTTCGAACACTCTCTGAGTGAGACTTAGAGTGGCTCGCCATAGTCCTTGCCGGTTCCTGAGTGGAGGTTTCCGGGTTTAGGACCTGGCTGATAGTTTCGCTGATCTTTTGCATAGGCATTGAATTTTTGTGCGTTCAGCATCCAGTTGCGGGCGGCTGCTTTCCAGTCTTTCATCTTGGAGCGGCCACCTACCAGCCAGCCATTGCTCTGGAAGTAGTTGTAAAACTTCTCGGCCTCCACAGGTGGGTAGCCCTTTTCATCAAAGTAGATTTTCACATGGGCTTCCAGTGGAGGAATATCCGGGCCATAGCCCGAGACTTCTTTTTTCTTTTGCCGCAACTTTTCTTTTTTCTTCATTTTCGAATCATTTGAAGCGTTATCAAAATTTTCAGCTTGCTCACCCAAGTTTGTTTCGTTTTCACTGTTTAAAGGGTTTGTATTGTTTGTATAAGGTCTCACGGCTATTTCACTACCTGTATCAGCACCTGTCTCACTACCTTTATCAAAACTGTACAGGTAAATGAGGCTACCCCGATGCGGATTGTATGACGGTTCGTAGCGGACATACCCGTATTGATCCAACTGCTTCAGACACTTGGTGTAGGTGTTCACTGAACCGATTTTTGACAACCTCATCAGTTCGTCCCGGGATACAGAAATCGGGTTCCTGAAAAAGTTGAGATTCCACCGCCTGAACAAGGCCATATACAAACTGATGTGGTAGGGCGTGAGCCTGGTATCTGCATCCATCTGCTGGAACGCTGCGGAAAGGTGCTTGATGTAGTTCATGCCCGGCCATGTGCTTTTACCTCAAGCGGTTTTGAAACTTATTGGACTGGAGCATGGACTGAATGTCTGCATAGTCATAATAGATCACTCCTCCTATCTTGGTAAAAGGTAATGTGCCGTTTACCCGTAGGTTCTGCAATGTGCCGGGCGAAATGCCCAGGAGCTTGCGAACCTCATAGGATTTCAGCCATTTCTTGGTTGGCTGTCCGGAATGTTCTTTGAGTAGCCTTTTGAGATCTTCCAGGAGTTCAATCTTGAACTCACGAAGGTCATCCGTAGTAATAACTTCTGCTGCCATATCTTAACAAATGTTGATTGAATAGCGAAGATGTTCCCGTTTAGTGGGTTTTATTCACAAGGCAAACCGAAGTTGGGAAAGATTTTGTGCTATTTCTCATCAGCTTCATCCATTCTGCGGATAAGGCTTTCATGCAGGGAATCGAGGAATTTCGTCCTTCCTGTCTTTCTGATACGTATTTCGAGGAATGTGCGGTGGTATTGCCCTAAATCTACTCCAAATGTGTCTTCCAAACATTTGGAAATTTCTTTCAAGTCTGCTCTGCCATGGTTAAAGACCCCACGGGCATGGAGGGCGTACATCAGCTCAATCAGAGCTACTTTGGAGTCTGTCCATGCCATTTTCCCCTTCGGTTCGACTTGTGATTTTCCGTTGCTTAAGTCCCTCATATCCAGCTTATTCAATTCATCTTCCAAATAGACGTTGAGCAGATCATTGGCCAGGATGTTGGAAACTTTAAAATCATGGCTGGTAGAGAAATTTGGATCGGTCTCGAAAAAAAAATGAATCAAGGGTTAAGCGTATATCTTGCTTGCCACGGACAAAATACTTGTGGTCCAGGTAGTTGCTGTGGGTACGGTAATAGCGGTAAAATTCCAGGTTGTTGTCGAAGTACCGTTTGAGCTTATCCAACTCATTTTGATAGTATTTACGTTTTACCTTGATTCCTCCGTTGGGTTTATTGGTTTCGATATTGAATACACTGAGGTGGTAGATGAGCTTACTAACGAATTTCGGTTTGATCTCCTTGAAAAACAGGATTTCGCTAGCTTGAGAATCTAATGGGTTTTTAGTCAAGCCCTCCCTTAACTGGTTAATGGCAATCAGGACCATTTGAAAGCTCTGTTCAGATTTTTTGAGGAGGTTATCTTCCTCCAAATCGATCATTCTAAGCTTTTCTTCTAAATCTTCATATAGTTGGTTATAGTTATCAGACATTTAAAAAGTGAGTTTATCATTTCCATAGCTTTAAATATTCCTAATTACTTTTGCATCCTCACCGCATTCAATATTGCCAGTAGTGCCACTCCCACATCGGCAAATACGGCTTCCCACATAGTGGCCAGGCCTCCGGCACCCAAGGCAAGGACTATGACTTTTACACCGAAAGCCAGGCCGATATTTTGCCATACGATCCGTTTAGTCTGTTTACCTATTTGAATAGCAGTAGCAATTTTAGAGGGCTGGTCGGTCTGAATGACCACATCGGCTGTCTCGATGGCGGCATCACTACCCAAACCACCCATTGCCATGCCCACATCTGCCAGAGCAAGGACGGGCGCATCGTTGATACCGTCCCCTACAAATGCGATGACACGGCTGGTATCTTTTTTCAGTTCTTCTACCTTTTCCACCTTTTGCTCTGGCAGCAGATCACCAAAGGCTTTATCTATTCCGAGTGATTTTGCGACTTGTTGAGTCACTGCATTCTTGTCTCCTGACAGCATGATCAGTTCCCGAACTCCTGATTTGTGTAATGCATTGATTGCCTGGGCAGCATCCTCTTTGAGTTCATCGGCTATCACCAGGTAACCGGCATATTTTTGGTCAACCGCTACATGAATGACGGTATTGACCTCCTCGGCAGCATCAGCACAGGTAACGATCCCTTCCTTATCCATCAGTTTTTGATTGCCAATGAGCACATGCTTACTATTTACTTTTCCTTTCAGGCCGTGCCCGGCTATTTCTTCCTGTTGCTCGGGTTCTGAAATTTTCCCTCCCTGCTTTTTAGTATATTCTGTAATGGCTTTTGCGATGGGATGGGTGGATTTGCTTTCCATAGCTGCCGCCAGACTAAGCCAATCTGTAGTGATACCCTCCATGGTCACGGCTTTCTGAACTTCAAACACTCCCTTGGTAAGCGTTCCGGTTTTGTCCATCACCACAGTATTGACTTTTGTCATGAGGTCAAGGAAGTTGGAGCCTTTGAACAGTATCCCTTTGCGGGAAGCTGCGCCTATTCCTCCAAAATAGCCGAGCGGTATTGAGATGACCAGCGCACAGGGACACGAGATCACCAGGAAGATCAAAGCCCTGTAAAGCCAGTCTTCAAACACATAGTTTTCTACAAAGAAATAAGGCAGGAAGGTCAATCCCACTGCCAGAAAGGTGACGATGGGTGTGTAAACTCGTGCAAACTTACGGATAAACTGCTCGGTTTTTGCCTTGCGGGCGGTGGCGTTCTGCACCAGCTCCAGGATGCGGGCAAGTGAACTTTCGTTGAACCGTCTGGTCACTTTCAATTCAATCAGCCTGTCGAGGTTCACCATCCCAGCCAGCACATTTTCTCCTTTGTTGTAGGTGGCTGGTTTACTTTCACCAGTCAGGGCGGAAGTATTGAAGCTGCTTTTTTCACTGATCATTTCCCCATCGAGCGGTATTTTTTCTCCGGGTTTTACTTGTATGGTTTCCCCAATTTGTACTTCTTCCGGGTGTACAGACACCATTTGCCCGCTTCTATACACAGAGGCCGAATCGGGGCGGATGTCCAGCAAGGCTTTGATGTTGCGTTTGGCTCGGTTCACAGCTGCATCCTGAAACAACTCACCAATAGCATAGAAAAGCATCACCGCCACCGCCTCGGGATATTCGCCTATGGCAAAAGCTCCCAGAGTGGCTATGCCCATGAGGAAAAATTCGGTGAACACATCACCTCTCAGTATGGACTTCCAGCCTTTGACCAATACCGGCCAACCCACAGGCAAATAGGCCAGCACATACCAGCCGATGCGAATCCAACCGTTGAAAAATGCAGGTTGTTCCAACTGGTCAGCCGCAATTCCGGCCAGAAGCATGATAAGGCTCACAATGCCACTGCCCCAGGTTTGCAGGAAAGTGGAGGGGGCTTTTTCTACTTGTTTCGTTTGTTTGTTTGGTTGCGGATCGGTATTGCAACAAGCTTTATTTTCTATATCGTTTGTAAATGCCATAGTCCTATCTGTTTAATGGGTGAAAAAGGAAATGATTCCTGTAAGAATAAGTATGCTACCGGAAACCAGTCCTGCATTGTGTTCCAGCTTGTGCCAGTTGAACCGGTGAAGGCCTTTCTGTGCGAGGTACACCCAAAAGGTGATCCCTAACACGGAAACGATGGTGTAGAGCAAGCCCACTGTCAGGATCATCGGCCATCCATGAGTCCCTGCTATCAGAAAGTAGGCTTCAATTTCTAGGCAGGGCGAAAGAAACATCATGAATACCAGTAAGGTCACTACTTGTGTTGCTCCGGCCTGATCCAGCTTTTGCTTTTCATTGAAGTGAAAATGATGGTGCCTGTGGTGTTGGATGATGAAATACAAGCCGATGGCGATAAGCAATGAGGGAATGACCCAACGGGTGTAGCTGTTAAGCGTTCCTGCCAATGAAAGGCTAAATAAGCCCAGAAATACTCCCAACAGAAAGGTACTCAGCGAATGGGCCAAAGCCGCCACAGATGCAATACGGAGGGTCTTGCTTCCATGCCAGCCGAATCTTTCCTTCAAAGCCAGGACCGGCAGCCAGTGACTGGGGATCAGTCCGTGGAGGAGGCTAAGCATGATGGTGCCGGTTAGTAAGGTGGTCATGATCGGCCTGGGTTAAATTCTAAAATTCAATCTCGTTTTTGATAAAGTCCTTTGCGCCTTCCGGGCCTGATAATTCGAGCCAGACCGGAGAATCCTGATGGGCAACTGTAAGACCCAGTATTAAAAAGTCACAACAAAGCCGTTCGGTCTTGATGAAATTGTTCAGCAGATCTAGTGTTTGATCCGAGCTGTCAAATCTGTACCTGAACCCGTTGGCAAGTTCCTGTTTTTCCAATACCCGCACTTTTAATGAAGCTATCACTGTAGCTTTTCTTTGCCTCAGTTCCGGAGTAGTGAGCTTGCAGCTGATTTTGTTTTTGTCCATTGTGTTTGTTTTAAGAAGTCCTGGGAGCATACATGATAATGAGCATCCCGAGGAGGGCAACAGCTCCTCCGATCAGGTCATATTTATCCGGCACGATACCATCTACTTTCCAGCCCCAGATAAGCGCCATGATGATGAAGATCCCGCCATAGGCAGCATATACTCTTCCGAAATTGGCCGGCTGCCAGGTGGCCACTATGCCGTAGCCTATCAGGATCAGGCCGCCCAATGCCCCCACCCACCAAGGCTTGTCTTCACGTAAAGTGAGCCAGATCATGTAGCCACCGCCTATTTCGCAAAGACCGGCCAGTATGAAAATGCTGATTGATTTAAGGATCACGATCATATTCTATTGTGTTCATAATTTGTATTGATCTCATCTCGTTAAGTGCTTTATCTGAAAATACGTGTAAACCCAATGCACAGTAATTGCAATTTTCAACCTGTGCACTTCCCACAAACACCCTTTACCACCAGGTTGGCTTCTTCGCTTTTTAAGTTGGTCGGCAGATTAATTTCCGGGATTTTGTATTTGGGTAAACAGAAGGTTTCGCTGCACACCCGGCAATGGAAATGCACATGCAAGTCCCTTTCGATATTGCATTCACATCCCTCTTCGCAAAGCGCATACTTTGGCGCTCCGTTACCGTCATCAATGCTGTGTACCAGTCCATTTTCCTGAAAGGTCTTCAGGGTGCGGAATAGTGTCACCCTGTCAGACTTTTCAAATGCTTTTTCCAGGTCAGAAAGGCTGATGGCCGCCTCCTGACTGGTCAGGGCTTCCAGCACCAACAGCCGCATGGCTGTTGGTCGGATATCCTTTTGCTTGAGTTTATTTTCAAGTTCTTTGATCATAATTGTTAATTCTGTTAATGCCCATGTCCACCGCCTTCTTCTTCAGTATTTTTGGCCTTCGCCAAGAGGGTAAAGGCACCTTTGGTGACCAGTTGAATGTTGCTCAAGTCCTCCGCTGTATCGGCCAAAGAAATCTGTGTATAACCGTCTTCGGTATATCCCTTGATGACTTCCAGCATTTCAAAATCGTGCACGGTTTCACCGTTCTCTGATTTCTTACCCGCATATGAAAAAACGTACTGCTTGCCACCAAACCGCACAATAGAGGCTTCCGGAGCAGTCAAGGTTTCATTGCTGTCGGTTTCGATTCTGGCAGCTACATACATGCCTGGCTTCAGGTCTTCATGCATTTTTCTTAAATGTCCATGTACGGTTACGGAACGGTCTTCCCTTACTCCACTGCCCACAAGGAACACTTCGGCTTCCCGCCATTCTTCGGGTGAATTTGCAAGGGCAAACCGGATGCGCTGGCCTTCCTTTACCCGTGGGATGTCGTTTTCATATACCGTCAGTTCCACATGCAGATCCTCGGCATTGGTGATGTCCATGATCACATCCTGTGGGTTGATGTACTTGCCTACATTGGTGTACACCTCTCGAACTGAACCGTTTACCGGGGCATAAATATTGACAGACGCTGAAACGGTACCTTGACGTATTTTTGCTGGATTGAAACCGATAATTTTCAAACGTTCTTCCATGCTTTTAATTCGTGCCTCATTGGCCAGGTAGTCACTTTTAGCCTGTTGAAAGGTTTTGCCAGAGGCCACCTTTTCATCAAACAACTCCTTCTGAC is drawn from Belliella baltica DSM 15883 and contains these coding sequences:
- a CDS encoding Fic family protein, with product MKNIDPSKPFNDLPLLPAPVEKVETIEILKQESKAAVALAELKGLARTLPNQGILINAIVLKEAQASSEVENIITTHDKLYQALAAKSITIDPSTKEVLRYREALLYGFEEIKKKGFLNTNGITRIQAILEENEAGIRQLPGTSLKNDLTGKTIYTPPDDKEIIVRLMKNLEDFINDEPDGMSPLIRMAIQHYQFESIHPFYDGNGRTGRIINVLYLILHNLLEIPMLYLSGYIIGHKGAYYKLLQEVRTKDNWEGWILFMLKAIEDTATKAISQIQGINSIFNDIQEKVKAEAPKIYSKDLIEQLFVHPYTKIEYISNGLGVERKAASRYLKTLESIGILKLEPIGKENIFINQQLYQLLKQS
- a CDS encoding AAA family ATPase, translating into MASHSKSHSESVRSNVIQFDKCLEFLEKAGKEYISPKFQIWKEDHLIIFKLLVYFYQDKPNAEKHGIDLHKGILLTGPVGCGKTSLMTLLRFMLAPKKQYIIKSARDITLEFIQDGYSTINKYSKAAFQQTGGELIPKAYCFDDLGVESNIKYYGNETNVMAEILLSRYDMFISRHMLTHATTNLSASEIENCYGNRVRSRMREMINVIAFDKEAKDKRV
- a CDS encoding helix-turn-helix domain-containing protein — encoded protein: MAAEVITTDDLREFKIELLEDLKRLLKEHSGQPTKKWLKSYEVRKLLGISPGTLQNLRVNGTLPFTKIGGVIYYDYADIQSMLQSNKFQNRLR
- a CDS encoding RteC domain-containing protein; amino-acid sequence: MIHFFFETDPNFSTSHDFKVSNILANDLLNVYLEDELNKLDMRDLSNGKSQVEPKGKMAWTDSKVALIELMYALHARGVFNHGRADLKEISKCLEDTFGVDLGQYHRTFLEIRIRKTGRTKFLDSLHESLIRRMDEADEK
- a CDS encoding RteC domain-containing protein → MSDNYNQLYEDLEEKLRMIDLEEDNLLKKSEQSFQMVLIAINQLREGLTKNPLDSQASEILFFKEIKPKFVSKLIYHLSVFNIETNKPNGGIKVKRKYYQNELDKLKRYFDNNLEFYRYYRTHSNYLDHKYFVRGKQDIRLTLDSFFFRDRSKFLYQP
- a CDS encoding heavy metal translocating P-type ATPase; this encodes MAFTNDIENKACCNTDPQPNKQTKQVEKAPSTFLQTWGSGIVSLIMLLAGIAADQLEQPAFFNGWIRIGWYVLAYLPVGWPVLVKGWKSILRGDVFTEFFLMGIATLGAFAIGEYPEAVAVMLFYAIGELFQDAAVNRAKRNIKALLDIRPDSASVYRSGQMVSVHPEEVQIGETIQVKPGEKIPLDGEMISEKSSFNTSALTGESKPATYNKGENVLAGMVNLDRLIELKVTRRFNESSLARILELVQNATARKAKTEQFIRKFARVYTPIVTFLAVGLTFLPYFFVENYVFEDWLYRALIFLVISCPCALVISIPLGYFGGIGAASRKGILFKGSNFLDLMTKVNTVVMDKTGTLTKGVFEVQKAVTMEGITTDWLSLAAAMESKSTHPIAKAITEYTKKQGGKISEPEQQEEIAGHGLKGKVNSKHVLIGNQKLMDKEGIVTCADAAEEVNTVIHVAVDQKYAGYLVIADELKEDAAQAINALHKSGVRELIMLSGDKNAVTQQVAKSLGIDKAFGDLLPEQKVEKVEELKKDTSRVIAFVGDGINDAPVLALADVGMAMGGLGSDAAIETADVVIQTDQPSKIATAIQIGKQTKRIVWQNIGLAFGVKVIVLALGAGGLATMWEAVFADVGVALLAILNAVRMQK
- a CDS encoding YnfA family protein, which encodes MIVILKSISIFILAGLCEIGGGYMIWLTLREDKPWWVGALGGLILIGYGIVATWQPANFGRVYAAYGGIFIIMALIWGWKVDGIVPDKYDLIGGAVALLGMLIIMYAPRTS
- a CDS encoding Fur family transcriptional regulator, which codes for MIKELENKLKQKDIRPTAMRLLVLEALTSQEAAISLSDLEKAFEKSDRVTLFRTLKTFQENGLVHSIDDGNGAPKYALCEEGCECNIERDLHVHFHCRVCSETFCLPKYKIPEINLPTNLKSEEANLVVKGVCGKCTG
- a CDS encoding efflux RND transporter periplasmic adaptor subunit, whose protein sequence is MKNTIKYINRISIVFILGLTIASCGSKNEGTTEEHHEEGENTVELTEAQYDQADIQIGNAERKVIGSELRVNGVIGVPPQSNISINMPYGGFVKYTEMLPGSKVKKGQLLVVIENPEFIQFQQDYLEGLANQEFLKAEYDRQKELFDEKVASGKTFQQAKSDYLANEARIKSMEERLKIIGFNPAKIRQGTVSASVNIYAPVNGSVREVYTNVGKYINPQDVIMDITNAEDLHVELTVYENDIPRVKEGQRIRFALANSPEEWREAEVFLVGSGVREDRSVTVHGHLRKMHEDLKPGMYVAARIETDSNETLTAPEASIVRFGGKQYVFSYAGKKSENGETVHDFEMLEVIKGYTEDGYTQISLADTAEDLSNIQLVTKGAFTLLAKAKNTEEEGGGHGH